The genome window CCGCTGATGGCTGCGGAAATCGCCTCGCGGTCTTCCAACGCGGCATCGCGCCCCACATCGGGGTTTGCGCCCGCGCCCAAGCCGCGCGTCAAACTGGCACCGAGCTGGATTTTGTTGGCGGCGTTGTTGTTTGCCAATGATTGGGCATCGGTGTTCGCGCTGATGTATTCCACGCCCTGAATCGGGTTGTCAATCATGTTGTTGATGGCATTGCAACCGCCGCCGCCCACCCCGATGACTTTAATCACGGCGGGTCCGGTGTTGCCTTCGGCTAAGTTGTAAACAGAATGGTTGTTCATAGAGTTAAGCTCCAAAATGCGCTTGTCGTTATTGTGAAAATGGATTTTCAGGCTGCCTCATGCGGTTTCAAACGGGGATAGGCAGCCTGAAAAAAGATTAGAGATTGTTTTTCATCCAATTAATCGTTCTGCTTATCCAGCTTGGCTTGCGCGGTATCGGCTCGGGCGGCAGCAGCAAATCATTGGGTTCGTTGTCTTCGCGTGGCGAGGGCGTGGGGCGTTTTTCGTTTTTGCTGATAACGGGCTTCTCGGCAACGGTGTTGCTGGTGCGGCGATTGGGTTTACCCGCGCTGATGCCGTTTTGCTGGGCGCGTTTTTTCGCGGCGTGCAGCAAGCCGATTACCGTGGCATAGCGCGGATTGCGGATGCGGTCGGATAAGGTGCCCACTTCTTGCGGCACGCCAATGCGCGCGGGCAAGTTGAACACATCTTCTGCCAGTTCCACCACACCACGCAGCAAAGATGCGCCGCCTGTCAGCACGATGCCCGAAGTTAAAACTTCTTCGGGGAAGCCCGCACGGCGCAGTTCGTTTAACGTGAGCTCCAAAATTTCTTCCACGCGCGGTCCAATCACGCTGGCGAGCGTGCGGCGCGAGATTTGGCGTGGCAAACGGTCGCCCACGCTGGGCACTTCCACCATTTCATCCAAGCCTTCCAAGTTTTCCAAAGCCACGCCGTGGAAAATTTTGATGCGCTCGGCAGCGGTGTAAGGCGTGCGCAGGGCTTGCGCCAAATCGCGGGTAATCAAATCGCCCGCAATCGGGATAACGGCGGTGTGGCGAATCGCGCCGTTGGTGTAAACGGCGATGTCGGTTGTGCCACCGCCGATGTCAATCACGCAAACGCCCAGTTCTTTTTCGTCTTCGGTGAGCACCGCATCGGCGGAAACCAGCGGTTGCAGCATGATTTCGTCTACTTTCAAGCCACAGCGCTCAATGCATTTTTGCACGTTTTGCAAGGCAGTTACTGCGCCTGTGATGATGTGCACGCGCGTATCCAAGCGCACGCCACTCATGCCAATGGGCTCGCGCACGCCCGGTTGGTTGTCGATGATGTATTCTTGCACCACGGTGTGCAAAATTTGGTGGTCGGGGGGGATGTTCACCGCTTTGGCGGTGTCTTTGGCGCGTTCAATGTCGGCTTTGGTTACTTCGCCGTCTTTGATTTTGACCACGCCTTGCGAATTAAGGCTGCGAATGTGGTTGCCTGATATGCCTGTTACCACACTGGTAATTTTGCATTCCGCCATGCGCTCGGCTTCACTCATTGCTTGATGGATGGCTTGGGCAGTGGCATCAATGTTGGTAACCATGCCTGCTTTTAAGCCGCGAGATTCGGCTAATCCCATACCTACGATGTTGATTTCATCCGCCACCACTTCGCCAATTAAGGCGATGACTTTTGATGTACCGACATCTAGTGCGCTAACGTATTGCTTATTTTCAGCCATATTTTTGTTCCAGTTTATTGTTTTTTGGGTTTGGTTTTTGCTTGAATTTTGGCGATGTTTTTCTTGGGTTTATCGCTTTGTTTGGGGGAAGATTGATTGCTGGGGGCAGTGATAAGTTCATCATCCAGCATCATGTCTTCAATATTGGGCTCGGGCGGCGGGGCATCGGAGCGCAGCCGTGTGGCAAATGCGTCTTGATAGCGCATATCCACATAATCAATATATTGCGCTCTGGCTTGCAAATAGCGGGGAAACGATTGCACAAACCGCGCCATGCGTGTGCTGGTTTCGTCTTTGCCGAGGCGAACTTCTATGCCGTTGTTGAGCATCATCGACCATGCACCGCGCGGGCTATATTGTAAACGGATAATCCTTAATCGCAAAGGTTTGAGTTGATTATTAAAATTTTCGTATTGTTCAAACATCACTTTTTGTTCGTTCACATCGCCGTCAAACTCGGGCAATTCTTCGGCATAGGCAGCCTGAAACACCTCGCCTTTGGTGGAGACCAGCCCCGCTTGCTCGCCGTTGCGTATCCAGCGGGCGGCGGGTTCGTATTCGTCTATGGTTACTTTGATTTGGGCGGGGGGAATGCGGTCAATTTTCACGCTGCGCACCCAGTCTAATTTGCTGGCGGCGCGTTGGGCTTCGTGTAGGTTTACGTTGAAAAAGCTGCCTGTTAAATAGGGGCGCATGGTTTCAAACAGCCGTTTTTTATCGGCATGGTGCAGTTTTTCTGAACCATCGGGAGTAACGATGGTGATTTCGGCGATTTGAAAATAGGGCTGGCGTGAGAGCCAAATGCCGCCTGTCATCAGCAGGAATAGGAGCGTCAGGTAAAGCAAAAATCTCACGGCGGCTTCCTATTTGCTGAACGCGGTTTGCAAAATGGCAACGCATAAATCGGCAAATCCGATGCCTTTTTGTTGCGCGGCTTTGGGGATGAGGCTGTGGCCGGTCATGCCGGGGAGGGTGTTGACTTCTAAGATATAGATTTTGCCCGCTGCGTCTTTCAGAAAATCCACGCGCCCGCAGGTGTTGCCGCCGCCGATGGCGGCAAAGGCTTGCCGGGCGAGGCTTTGCATAAGCTGCTCATCCTCTGCGCTTAAATCGGAGGGGCAAAGGTAAACGGTGTCGTTGCGTTGGTATTTGGCTTCCCAGTCGTAAAAATCGTTTTGCGGGATGATGCGGATGCTGGGCAGGGCTTGTTGGTTGAGCACGCCGCAGGTGTATTCGCCGCCCGACATAAATTGTTCGGCAAGGATTTCGCCGTGTAGGTTTTCGCGGCGCAGTTGGCGGTAGATTTGGGCGAGTTCGCCTGCTTGGCAGACTTTGTGCACGCCTACGCTGCTGCCTTCGGCGGCGGGTTTGATAAACAGGGGTAAGCCAAGTTGTTGTTCTACGGCGGTGAAGTCGCTATCGTCGTGCAATACGGCAAAGGCGGGGATGGGCAAGCCGAGTGCCTGCCAGATGAGTTTGCAGCGGTATTTATCCATGCCGAGCGCGGAGGCGAGCACGCCGCAGCCTGTGTAGGGGATGCCGAGCGCTTCGAGCGCGCCTTGCACGGTGCCGTCTTCGCCGTAGGTGCCGTGTAGGATGTTAAAGGCAGCTTGAAAACCTTGGGTTTTAAGTTCGGCGAGGTTGGTTTCGGCGGGGTCAAACGGGTGGGCATCAATGCCTTTGCTTTGCAGGGCGGCGAGGATGGCTTTGCCGCTGGCAAGGGAGATTTCGCGTTCTGATGAGAAGCCGCCCATTAGGACGGCGATTTTGCCGAAGGATTGGGGTGATTGCATGATGGATGGGGCTTTCTTGCTGCGGGGGTGAGTTTCAGGCTGCCTTTGGGGTGGGGTTTATTTGTTTTCAGGCTGCCTTGAGTGTTTGTAACGATGGTGATGGTGGAGTGTTTGCGGTGGTGCGTGGCGAAGCCACATACCCTACTTGCTAAACGATGTTTCAGGCTGCCTTTATGTTTTGGCTATTTTGGCGACGAGCCGTCGCCGTTCCATATATTTTATTTCAGGCTGCCTTTTGCTGCGCCAAATCCACCAAGCCTTGCGCCACGCGGTTGATGCTGCCCGCGCCCATGGTGAGCACCACATCGCCGTCTTGCAACACGTTGTGCAACAGGGTTTCGGGCACGGCGTTCACATCGGCGCAGTAGATGGGTTCCAGCTTGCCATGCACGCGCACGGCGCGGGTGAGCGCGCGGCTATCGGCGGCGACAATCGGCTCTTCGCCTGCGGCGTAAACATCGGTTAAAACAAGCGCGTCCACGCTGTTGAGAATGGTAACAAAATCTTCAAACAAATCGCGGGTGCGGGTGTAGCGATGCGGCTGGAAGGCAAGCACTAGGCGGTTATTGGGGAACGCGCCGCGCGCGGCGGACAACGTGGCTTGCATTTCCACGGGGTGATGCCCGTAATCGTCGATAACGAGCGCTTTGCCGCCTTGGGGTAGGTTGATTTCGCCGTAGCTTTGGAAGCGGCGCCCTACTCCGCCAAAGGTTGCCAAGCCTTGTTGGATGGCTTCAACAGGAGCTTTGCATTCTAGTGCCACGCCGATGCTGGCGAGCGCGTTGAGCACGTTGTGTCGCCCTGCGCAGTTGAGCGTTACATCAAATGTTTGCACGCTGTTATCGGCGTGTTTGCGGTTTACAGTGAACTGCATTTGCGCGTCGTGGGTGCGCACGTTGCTTGCCCAGAGGTCGGCGGTTTCGTCGTCGATGGCGTAGGTGGCGAAGGGTTTTTGGATTTTGGGCAGGATGGCGCGAACATTGGCGCTATCTATGCACAAAAAGGCTTTGCCGTAAAACGGCATGCGGTGCACGAAGTCAATAAACGCTTGGCGCAGTTTGTCGGCATCGTGGTTGTAGGTGTCCATGTGGTCTTCGTCGATATTGGTGATGACGGTGAACACGGGCGATAGATATAAAAACGATGCATCGCTTTCGTCGGCTTCGGCAACCATCCATGTGCCTTTGCCCAGCTTGGCGTTGGTGCCTGCGGCGGTGAGTTTGCCGCCGATGATGAAGGTGGGGTCTAGCCCTGCTGCGCCCAAAATGGATGCGGTGAGACTGGTGGTGGTGGTTTTGCCGTGCGTGCCTGCGATGGCGATGCTTTCGCGAAAGCGCATGATTTCTGCCAACATCATGGCGCGGGGGATAACGGGAATATGGCGGGCGATGGCAGCCTGAATTTCGGGATTGTCTTGCTTGATGGCGGTGGAGGCGACCACCACTTCTGCGCCGTCAATGTGCTCGGCGGTGTGCCCAGGGAATACGCGCACGCCGAGGCTGCTGAGATGGCGCGTGGTGGCGCTTTGCGCTTGGTCTGACCCCGACACGTTAAAGCCTAGATTGTGTAGCACTTCGGCGATGCCGCACATGCCTGAACCGCCGATGCCGACGAAGTGGATATTTTTGACTCTGTTTTTCATGTTGATGGGCTTTCGTGTGGGAGTTTGGGGCGCAAAAAAGGGCGTATTTTAAAGTGTGTTAAGAAATTGTGCTATGCGCTTTGCATATTTTTTCAGGCTGCCTTTGTTTACACGATTAAGGCAGTCTGAAAGTGGGCGTGGCAATGGCTTGTCGCCAAGCGTGTGTTGAATTGGGTGGGGTGGATTGCCAAGATGTCGGCGAGCCGTCGCTCGCTCCATTTTAAATTTCAGGCTGCCTTTGTTCGCACGATTAGGCAGCCTGAAAAACAATCTATTCAGCAAAAATCATTGGGTAAAACGCCAAGCGATTTTGCTTTTTCAGGCTGCCTCAAATTGGGCGAGCCATTCAAGGATGATTTCGCGGTTGGACGGCGAGAACACTTTGTCGGCGGCTTCCCGCGCGGGCAGCCATGCGTAGGCGGAATGTTCGCTTAATATGGGCGCGCTGCCTGCGGGGATTTGGGCGGAGAACCAATGCTCGGTGTTGCGGGTGATGCCTGCGGGGTAGCGGTGTCGCCAATGGGGGTAGATTTCGTATTCTACGCTGCGATGCCAGTCGCGCAGTTGGTTCGGATGCAGCCTGAAACCTGTTTCTTCGGCGACTTCGCGCAAGGCAGCCTGAAACGGGGGTTCGTTGGGCGTGTTCAGGCTGCCTGTGATGGATTGCCAAAAGCCGTCGGGGTTGAGGCGGTTAAACAGAAGTACGTTGCCTGCGTTGTCGTGCAGCAGGATAAGCACGGAGATGGGGATTTTTTTGGACATGGTGGGGTGGTGGGGTTGAGGCAGCCTGAAAGTGGGGTTAGTGAGGCTGGGCGTGTTTTCAGGCTGCCTATTTTGTGGTTGGCGGTCTATGGGCTTGGTGGGCAAGCGTGGTTTATTTGGCTTGGGTTTGATTTGGCGACGAGCCGTTGTTGCTCCATTGGGTTACTGAATTTGCTTATAGTCGCTCCAATTAAGCCTTATACAGCGTTGGCTCGCCTTGCTGTACTACTTGTACTATCTGCGGCTCGCCGCCTTGTATAAGACTTAATTGGAGCGACTATAGTTTTGAGGATGGGGGGTTTGCAAACTATTGGAGGCAGCCTGAAACATGGTTTGGCGTAGTCCAAAGCAAACTGATGTGGAGATGGTAATAGTTGGAGCAACGTTGTATTACATTTTCAAGCTGCCTTGGTTGCCATAGAGGCAGCCTGAAAATCCATCAGGCAAGGTTGTACTCATTTTCAGGCTGCCTCTGTTTACAAGGCTGGCTGGGTTAAAACCGCCGTTTCAGTTTGCACGCTTGCAGAATTTCCACGGCAAGTTCTTCCACGGATTTATGCGTGGTGTTGGCAAATGGGATGGCGTGGCGGCGGTAGATGGCTTGCGCGTCGGCGATTTCTTGTTTGCAGGTGTTGAGGTGGGCGTAGGTGGAATTGGGGCGGCGTTCTTGGCGGATGTGGTGCAGGCGGCTGGGTTCTATGGTGAGCCCGAATAGTTTGCTGCGATAGGGTTTGACCATGCGCGGTAGGTCGTCGCTGTCTAGGTCGTCTGGCGTGAGCGGGTAGTTGGCGGCGCGGATGCCGTATTGCAGGGCGAGATACAGGCAGGTGGGGGTTTTGCCGCTGCGCGATACGCCCAGCAGAATCACATCGGCTTCTTGCAGCTCGCGGTCGGACACGCCGTCGTCGTGGTTTAGGGCGAAATTGACGGCTTCCATGCGGGCATCGTAGCGGACTACGTCGTCGGCGCGGCTGCGCACGGTGTGGCGGGCGGGTTTGTCTAGCTCTTGTTCTAGCTGCCCCAAAAAAGCATCAAAAAAGCTGAAATGGGCAGCGGTGGCGGTTTTGACGATGGCGCGGATTTCGTTGTTGACCACGCTGGAAAACACCAGCGGATGAATGTTCTCGCGCTCGGCGGTGGCGTTGATTTGCGCAACAAGGGCGTGGGCTTTTTCGGGGCTGTCAATAAAGGGATGGGTGCTGCGCTTGAACGCAAGTTCGCTAAATTGTTCCAGCAGGGCGTTGCCCATGTTTTCGGAGGTGAGACCGGTGCGGTCGGAGACGAAGAAGACGGAGCGGGGGGCGGACATGGCGGTTTCCTTTGTGGACTGTGGATGGGATAAACGGCTGCGGCAAATGCGCGGGATAGGCGAATTATAGTTTGAATGGGCGTTTGAGGCAGCCTGAAAACGAACGAAGTGAGTTTCGGCGAAGCCAAAACGAGTGTACAGGCTTTTGCGAAGACAAAACGAGTTTGCAGGTTTTGAAATTGAACGGCGTTTCAGCCTGCCTCTGCCTGTTGCAGCCGAATGCTGCGGTCAAACAGCGCCTTCACGCCGCTTTGGTGGCTGATGCCGACCACCAGCGTGTCGGGCAGCGCGGTTTTCAGCATCTGCATCAGGGCCAGCGAGGCTTGGTCGTCGAGCTGGTTGGTGGCTTCGTCGAGAAACAGGATGGACGGGCGGGCGGCGAGGGCGCGGGCGAGGCTGAGACGTTGCTGTTCGCCGCCGGAGAGGCGGCTGTGCCATTCGGACGCTTCGTCCAAACGGTTTTTCAGGCTGCCTAAGCCGACCTGTTGCAAAATGTCGTGCAAAACGCTGTCGGCAAGGCGGCAAGGGTGCGGATAGCTGACGGTGTCGCGCAGGCTGCCGTAGGGCAGGTAGGGGCGTTGCGGCAGGAACAGGCGGCTGCCTTCGATGCGGTACTGCCCGCCGTAATACGGCCACAAGCCGGCGAGCACGCGCAGGAGCGTGGACTTGCCGATGCCGCTTTTGCCTTCGAGCAGCAGCCATTCGGGCGCGGCGGCGGTGAGGCTGACGGGGCGCAGCATGGCGCGTCCTGCGGGGGTGTGGACGGTGGTTTGGGCGAGGATAAGGGCGGGGCGGGGTTCGGACGGCTGCGGCTCGGCAGGTTGCCCCCACCCCAGCCCTCCCCCGCAAGCGGAAGAGGGAGCAGATGGGCTGATGGGATGGGCGGTTTCAGGCTGCCTTTGGGTTGCGTCGGATTCAAGAATCCGACCTACGGCGGCTTTCAGGCTGCCTTTGGAGGCGTCTGAAACCTGCTCCTGCGTGGAGGAAGATTCGGGAGGGGGTGCGGGTTCGGTAGAAACGGAATGGGCGGAGGTTTCAGGTGTCTGCCCCCACCCCAGCCCTCCCCCGTAAGCGTGAGAGGGGACGGACGGACTGTTGGGGTGGGCGTTTTCAGGCTGCCCGTCCGCCCTGTCCAAGGCAGCCTGAAAGCCGCCTAGGCGTTCCACCACCGCCGCCCATTCGACGAGGCGGCGGTAGGAGTCGGTGAACCAGCCGAAGCTGTCCTGCACGCGGGCGAAGGAGGTGCGCGTCTGCATCATGTCGCCGAAGGTGAGCGTTTTGGCGAGATACATCGGCAGGGTGGCGATGATGGGGATGAAAATGCTGATGCGCACATACGCCGCCCAAAAGGTTTCTTGGCGGAATTCGCAGTTGGTGAGCCTGCGCCAGTTGTCGAGAATGCGGCGGTAGCGCTGTTGCAGGCGGCCTTGTTCGGCATCTGCGCCCTGATAAAACGCCACCTGCTCGGCATGGTCGCGCACGCGCAACAGGGCG of Kingella oralis contains these proteins:
- the ftsA gene encoding cell division protein FtsA; this encodes MAENKQYVSALDVGTSKVIALIGEVVADEINIVGMGLAESRGLKAGMVTNIDATAQAIHQAMSEAERMAECKITSVVTGISGNHIRSLNSQGVVKIKDGEVTKADIERAKDTAKAVNIPPDHQILHTVVQEYIIDNQPGVREPIGMSGVRLDTRVHIITGAVTALQNVQKCIERCGLKVDEIMLQPLVSADAVLTEDEKELGVCVIDIGGGTTDIAVYTNGAIRHTAVIPIAGDLITRDLAQALRTPYTAAERIKIFHGVALENLEGLDEMVEVPSVGDRLPRQISRRTLASVIGPRVEEILELTLNELRRAGFPEEVLTSGIVLTGGASLLRGVVELAEDVFNLPARIGVPQEVGTLSDRIRNPRYATVIGLLHAAKKRAQQNGISAGKPNRRTSNTVAEKPVISKNEKRPTPSPREDNEPNDLLLPPEPIPRKPSWISRTINWMKNNL
- a CDS encoding D-alanine--D-alanine ligase; its protein translation is MQSPQSFGKIAVLMGGFSSEREISLASGKAILAALQSKGIDAHPFDPAETNLAELKTQGFQAAFNILHGTYGEDGTVQGALEALGIPYTGCGVLASALGMDKYRCKLIWQALGLPIPAFAVLHDDSDFTAVEQQLGLPLFIKPAAEGSSVGVHKVCQAGELAQIYRQLRRENLHGEILAEQFMSGGEYTCGVLNQQALPSIRIIPQNDFYDWEAKYQRNDTVYLCPSDLSAEDEQLMQSLARQAFAAIGGGNTCGRVDFLKDAAGKIYILEVNTLPGMTGHSLIPKAAQQKGIGFADLCVAILQTAFSK
- the nudB gene encoding dihydroneopterin triphosphate diphosphatase, with protein sequence MPTKPIDRQPQNRQPENTPSLTNPTFRLPQPHHPTMSKKIPISVLILLHDNAGNVLLFNRLNPDGFWQSITGSLNTPNEPPFQAALREVAEETGFRLHPNQLRDWHRSVEYEIYPHWRHRYPAGITRNTEHWFSAQIPAGSAPILSEHSAYAWLPAREAADKVFSPSNREIILEWLAQFEAA
- a CDS encoding ABC transporter ATP-binding protein/permease, whose product is MALLKQFLHLARPFWGGKTQWREWLLLASIIGFTLFSIFMSVKIAAWDKRFYDALATFNGKAMPALIVEYCGYMGLIIGCIVCGDWLQKRLVFRWRTHLTERFQQNWLGGHKHYRLQLAGEPDNPDQRIADDIYQLADKSIVLFRSFINNIAKFSAFVGVLWGLSGVQHFTLWEHGFTVRGYLVWVALAYSAASTLLAHLVGRKLKDLNIDRQHREADYRAALLRVRDHAEQVAFYQGADAEQGRLQQRYRRILDNWRRLTNCEFRQETFWAAYVRISIFIPIIATLPMYLAKTLTFGDMMQTRTSFARVQDSFGWFTDSYRRLVEWAAVVERLGGFQAALDRADGQPENAHPNSPSVPSHAYGGGLGWGQTPETSAHSVSTEPAPPPESSSTQEQVSDASKGSLKAAVGRILESDATQRQPETAHPISPSAPSSACGGGLGWGQPAEPQPSEPRPALILAQTTVHTPAGRAMLRPVSLTAAAPEWLLLEGKSGIGKSTLLRVLAGLWPYYGGQYRIEGSRLFLPQRPYLPYGSLRDTVSYPHPCRLADSVLHDILQQVGLGSLKNRLDEASEWHSRLSGGEQQRLSLARALAARPSILFLDEATNQLDDQASLALMQMLKTALPDTLVVGISHQSGVKALFDRSIRLQQAEAG
- the ppsR gene encoding posphoenolpyruvate synthetase regulatory kinase/phosphorylase PpsR, whose product is MSAPRSVFFVSDRTGLTSENMGNALLEQFSELAFKRSTHPFIDSPEKAHALVAQINATAERENIHPLVFSSVVNNEIRAIVKTATAAHFSFFDAFLGQLEQELDKPARHTVRSRADDVVRYDARMEAVNFALNHDDGVSDRELQEADVILLGVSRSGKTPTCLYLALQYGIRAANYPLTPDDLDSDDLPRMVKPYRSKLFGLTIEPSRLHHIRQERRPNSTYAHLNTCKQEIADAQAIYRRHAIPFANTTHKSVEELAVEILQACKLKRRF
- the murC gene encoding UDP-N-acetylmuramate--L-alanine ligase, encoding MKNRVKNIHFVGIGGSGMCGIAEVLHNLGFNVSGSDQAQSATTRHLSSLGVRVFPGHTAEHIDGAEVVVASTAIKQDNPEIQAAIARHIPVIPRAMMLAEIMRFRESIAIAGTHGKTTTTSLTASILGAAGLDPTFIIGGKLTAAGTNAKLGKGTWMVAEADESDASFLYLSPVFTVITNIDEDHMDTYNHDADKLRQAFIDFVHRMPFYGKAFLCIDSANVRAILPKIQKPFATYAIDDETADLWASNVRTHDAQMQFTVNRKHADNSVQTFDVTLNCAGRHNVLNALASIGVALECKAPVEAIQQGLATFGGVGRRFQSYGEINLPQGGKALVIDDYGHHPVEMQATLSAARGAFPNNRLVLAFQPHRYTRTRDLFEDFVTILNSVDALVLTDVYAAGEEPIVAADSRALTRAVRVHGKLEPIYCADVNAVPETLLHNVLQDGDVVLTMGAGSINRVAQGLVDLAQQKAA
- a CDS encoding cell division protein FtsQ/DivIB, producing MRFLLYLTLLFLLMTGGIWLSRQPYFQIAEITIVTPDGSEKLHHADKKRLFETMRPYLTGSFFNVNLHEAQRAASKLDWVRSVKIDRIPPAQIKVTIDEYEPAARWIRNGEQAGLVSTKGEVFQAAYAEELPEFDGDVNEQKVMFEQYENFNNQLKPLRLRIIRLQYSPRGAWSMMLNNGIEVRLGKDETSTRMARFVQSFPRYLQARAQYIDYVDMRYQDAFATRLRSDAPPPEPNIEDMMLDDELITAPSNQSSPKQSDKPKKNIAKIQAKTKPKKQ